A window of Vespa velutina chromosome 15, iVesVel2.1, whole genome shotgun sequence contains these coding sequences:
- the LOC124954527 gene encoding retinoblastoma-like protein 2 isoform X3, which produces MSEIKYGCNCCFGSLEILRNYSTKLYVRGFTQQNQYYLSYLCHGDQLHWIGCALYVACRKSSTPMVGRTGSNVEGNCVSLTRLLQLCNLPLIQFFTKSKSWADMANMPQDFREKIEKLEGNFSVSMVIFKKYQPIFTDIFKDPSDDISRPSRSRRNKTYPCTPSRVFEFCWTLFICIKGAFPDISDDLVNSYHLLLACCDLIYANALMANRKDLLNPNFPGLPSNFNDENYVPPQNPNCIINLLCERHEAVSVEAKCIKEYHLKNHVNKLFNERILRGDQSNFSGILEALNFDGNSKAVNKAYEQHVLSVGDFDERIFLAEWRRVRLGGISSLEIVGGDIICRTKFAKPMPVKGQDAGDNIGSPAQSSSNSDVHDQFQSKRDHYAGQIQHLAPPTPLTGRKYLKPKDVSNVTPVFTATQSVIRLQAMLAGQSSPSTNLLQIFNNCTQDVRTFVTTKVKEIGELFCANYTKSSDTSESSTLDFGRKRLYLGQTLFYKFLEMILNDEKRKKPNYDITNLLMNERFIRCLFACCLEIVIYSYKSNDKVFPWILKALDLEAYYFYKVIEIIVRAEEQLPRDVVKHLSQIEERILEALAWQKNSPLWQAIESTIGEVPSCEDVSLPGTLETVDPNTAGQPVLRRIALDRGHHHDIQQSPISSASERFQSPITASGVAKKRLFPDTRTSGQSVLRVSSKVVFDGNSRILLALPDQLTVPRTSTSQTTTNLSQITPATREVGKPKKTGSVALFFRKFYNLACVRMQDLCNSLDITDVDLQKKIWTIFEYSIKERTELMRDRHLDQILMCAVYVICKLVKMEKNSFTEIMRCYRLQPQAESHIYRSVLICKGPQEIRSNIEASGSNEVPTDEEANVAPPTPTNMAGTSQDFGTERRGDLIKFYNTVYVPQVKEVANKLGLARGSTQTLTLSPLPKSKVRANSPVRRVTDSISTRTLDPKAISASPAPQLSYCFSRSPAKDLEAINKMMISVSAKKSVGKRLLSDDTTDVEMVEGPSPIKKSTTVVRKLENIMDERRTKNQ; this is translated from the exons ATGTCAGAAATTAAATATGGATGCAACTGCTGCTTCGGAAGCTTGGAGATCTTACGAAACTATTCGACAAAATTATACGTTAGAG GATTTACACAacaaaatcaatattatttaagcTATCTATGTCAT GGCGATCAGCTTCATTGGATAGGATGTGCTTTATATGTGGCATGCAGAAAATCTTCTACACCTATGGTTGGAAGAACAGGTAGTAATGTAGAAGGAAATTGTGTATCTTTAACTCGGCTTCTACAATTATGCAATCTACCATTAATACAGTTCTTTACAAAAAGCAAATCTTGGGCAGACATGGCTAACATGCCTCAAGAttttagagaaaaaattgagaaactTGAAGGGAACTTTTCAGTTTCTATggtgatttttaaaaagtatcaaCCAATTTTTACGGATATATTTAAAGATCCATCTGATGACATTTCAAGACCATCTAGatcaagaagaaataaaacgtatcCTTGTACACCGTCTAGAGTTTTTGAATTTTGTTggacattatttatttgtataaaaggAGCATTCCCTGATATTTCTGATGATTTAGTTAATTCCTATCATTTACTTTTGGCTTGTTGCGATCTTATATATGCCAATGCTTTGATGGCAAATAGAAAAGATCTTCTAAATCCTAATTTTCCTG GTTTGCCATCAAATTTCAATGATGAAAATTATGTGCCACCGCAAAATCCAAATTGCATCATTAATTTGTTATGTGAGCGTCATGAAGCTGTTTCTGTTGAAGCTAAATGTATCAAAGAATATCACTTGAAGAATcatgttaataaattatttaatgagaGAATTCTTCGTGGAGatcaatcaaatttttctgGCATTTTAGAAGCTTTGAATTTTGATGGCAATAGTAAAGCTGTCAATAAAGCATATGAGCAACATGTGTTGAGTGTTGGAGACTTTgatgaaagaatatttctag CAGAGTGGAGGCGAGTGAGGCTAGGCGGAATATCAAGCTTGGAAATAGTTGGAGGAGATATTATTTGTCGTACTAAATTTGCAAAACCTATGCCTGTAAAAG GTCAAGATGCTGGTGATAATATTGGTTCACCTGCACAGAGTAGTAGCAATAGCGATGTTCACGATCAATTTCAATCAAAGCGAGATCATTATGCAGGG CAAATACAACATCTAGCTCCCCCAACTCCATTAACAGGTCGCAAATATCTCAAACCAAAGGATGTATCAAATGTAACTCCAGTCTTTACTGCTACTCAAAGTGTAATCCGTCTTCAGGCCATGCTAGCTGGTCAATCTTCACCAAGCacgaatttattacaaatattcaataattgcACCCAAGATGTCAGAACATTTGTAACaacgaaagtaaaagagatagGTGAATTATTTTGTGCCAATTACACCAAAAGTTCAGATACTAGTGAAAGTTCGACTCTAGATTTTGGAAGGAAACGTCTTTATTTAGGACAAACTCTcttctataaatttttagaGATGATTCTTAATGATGAAAAACGTAAAAAGCCTAATTATGATATTACG AATTTACTTATGAACGAAAGATTTATACGATGTTTATTTGCTTGCTGCTTAGAAATAGTTATTTACTCATATAAAAGTAACGATAAGGTCTTTCCATGGATATTGAAGGCCTTGGACTTAGAAGCTTACTATTTCTATAAAGTTATAGAAATCATAGTACGAGCAGAAGAACAATTACCACGCGATGTTGTAAAGCATTTAAgtcaaatagaagaaagaatattagaAGCCCTAGCTTGGCAAAAAAATAGTCCATTATGGCAGGCCATTGAATCTACCATTGGTGAAGTACCTAGTTGCGAAGATGTTTCTCTACCTGGTACGTTAGAAACAGTTGATCCAAATACTGCGGGGCAACCAGTGCTAAGAAGAATTGCTTTGGATCGTGGACACCACCATGATATACAACAAAGTCCAATTTCTTCCGCATCTGAGag ATTTCAATCGCCAATAACGGCATCTGGCGTAGCTAAAAAACGTTTATTTCCTGATACCAGAACTAGTGGCCAGAGTGTTTTACGTGTTTCTTCTAAAGTCGTATTTGATGGTAATTCTCGAATACTTCTAGCATTACCTGATCAACTTACGGTGCCAAGGACATCTACTTCACAGACAACAACTAATTTATCACAAATCACACCAGCTACTAGGGAAGTTGGAAAACCAAAAAAGACCGGCTCTGTTGCGTTATTCTTTAGAAAATTCTATAATCTCGCATGTGTACGTATGCAGGATCTCTGTAATTCCTTAGATATTACAGATGTAGatttacagaaaaaaatatggacaATCTTTGAATATTCGATAAAGGAGCGCACAGAGTTAATGAGAGATCGGCACCTCGATCAAATTCTTATGTGTGCAGTTTATGTGATATGTAAATTAgttaaaatggagaaaaattcttttaccgAAATTATGCGATGTTATCGTTTACAACCGCAAGCAGAGTCTCACATATATAGGTCAGTACTTATTTGTAAGGGACCCCAAGAAATAAGATCAAATATTGAAGCATCAGGAAGTAATGAAGTTCCAACCGATGAGGAAGCTAATGTGGCACCTCCGACACCAACAAATATGGCAGGAACATCGCAAGATTTTGGAACAGAAAGACGTGGAGAtctaattaaattctataataCAGTATATGTGCCGCAAGTTAAGGAAGTTGCAAATAAATTAGGATTGGCACGTGGAAGTACTCAAACTCTTACTCTAAGCCCATTACCCAAAAGTAAAGTTCGTGCTAATTCTCCAGTAAGACGTGTTACAGACAGTATTTCGACACGTACGCTTGATCCAAAAGCAATCAGTGCATCACCCGCGCCACAATTAAGCTATTGTTTTAGTCGCAGTCCGGCTAAg gacTTAGAagctattaataaaatgatgattTCTGTGAGTGCAAAAAAAAGCGTCGGGAAACGACTTTTGTCAGACGATACTACTGATGTAGAAATGGTAGAGGGACCCTCTCCGATAAAAAAGTCAACGACTGTTGTCAGAAAACTAGAAAACATTATGGACGAGCGTCGTACAAAAAACCAATAA
- the LOC124954527 gene encoding retinoblastoma-like protein 1 isoform X4: MGESEDMEDSTYSRHQDLCQKLNMDATAASEAWRSYETIRQNYTLEGDQLHWIGCALYVACRKSSTPMVGRTGSNVEGNCVSLTRLLQLCNLPLIQFFTKSKSWADMANMPQDFREKIEKLEGNFSVSMVIFKKYQPIFTDIFKDPSDDISRPSRSRRNKTYPCTPSRVFEFCWTLFICIKGAFPDISDDLVNSYHLLLACCDLIYANALMANRKDLLNPNFPGLPSNFNDENYVPPQNPNCIINLLCERHEAVSVEAKCIKEYHLKNHVNKLFNERILRGDQSNFSGILEALNFDGNSKAVNKAYEQHVLSVGDFDERIFLGQDAGDNIGSPAQSSSNSDVHDQFQSKRDHYAGQIQHLAPPTPLTGRKYLKPKDVSNVTPVFTATQSVIRLQAMLAGQSSPSTNLLQIFNNCTQDVRTFVTTKVKEIGELFCANYTKSSDTSESSTLDFGRKRLYLGQTLFYKFLEMILNDEKRKKPNYDITNLLMNERFIRCLFACCLEIVIYSYKSNDKVFPWILKALDLEAYYFYKVIEIIVRAEEQLPRDVVKHLSQIEERILEALAWQKNSPLWQAIESTIGEVPSCEDVSLPGTLETVDPNTAGQPVLRRIALDRGHHHDIQQSPISSASERFQSPITASGVAKKRLFPDTRTSGQSVLRVSSKVVFDGNSRILLALPDQLTVPRTSTSQTTTNLSQITPATREVGKPKKTGSVALFFRKFYNLACVRMQDLCNSLDITDVDLQKKIWTIFEYSIKERTELMRDRHLDQILMCAVYVICKLVKMEKNSFTEIMRCYRLQPQAESHIYRSVLICKGPQEIRSNIEASGSNEVPTDEEANVAPPTPTNMAGTSQDFGTERRGDLIKFYNTVYVPQVKEVANKLGLARGSTQTLTLSPLPKSKVRANSPVRRVTDSISTRTLDPKAISASPAPQLSYCFSRSPAKDLEAINKMMISVSAKKSVGKRLLSDDTTDVEMVEGPSPIKKSTTVVRKLENIMDERRTKNQ; encoded by the exons ATGGGAGAGTCGGAAGATATGGAGGATTCAACTTATAGTAGACATCAAGATTTATGTCAGAAATTAAATATGGATGCAACTGCTGCTTCGGAAGCTTGGAGATCTTACGAAACTATTCGACAAAATTATACGTTAGAG GGCGATCAGCTTCATTGGATAGGATGTGCTTTATATGTGGCATGCAGAAAATCTTCTACACCTATGGTTGGAAGAACAGGTAGTAATGTAGAAGGAAATTGTGTATCTTTAACTCGGCTTCTACAATTATGCAATCTACCATTAATACAGTTCTTTACAAAAAGCAAATCTTGGGCAGACATGGCTAACATGCCTCAAGAttttagagaaaaaattgagaaactTGAAGGGAACTTTTCAGTTTCTATggtgatttttaaaaagtatcaaCCAATTTTTACGGATATATTTAAAGATCCATCTGATGACATTTCAAGACCATCTAGatcaagaagaaataaaacgtatcCTTGTACACCGTCTAGAGTTTTTGAATTTTGTTggacattatttatttgtataaaaggAGCATTCCCTGATATTTCTGATGATTTAGTTAATTCCTATCATTTACTTTTGGCTTGTTGCGATCTTATATATGCCAATGCTTTGATGGCAAATAGAAAAGATCTTCTAAATCCTAATTTTCCTG GTTTGCCATCAAATTTCAATGATGAAAATTATGTGCCACCGCAAAATCCAAATTGCATCATTAATTTGTTATGTGAGCGTCATGAAGCTGTTTCTGTTGAAGCTAAATGTATCAAAGAATATCACTTGAAGAATcatgttaataaattatttaatgagaGAATTCTTCGTGGAGatcaatcaaatttttctgGCATTTTAGAAGCTTTGAATTTTGATGGCAATAGTAAAGCTGTCAATAAAGCATATGAGCAACATGTGTTGAGTGTTGGAGACTTTgatgaaagaatatttctag GTCAAGATGCTGGTGATAATATTGGTTCACCTGCACAGAGTAGTAGCAATAGCGATGTTCACGATCAATTTCAATCAAAGCGAGATCATTATGCAGGG CAAATACAACATCTAGCTCCCCCAACTCCATTAACAGGTCGCAAATATCTCAAACCAAAGGATGTATCAAATGTAACTCCAGTCTTTACTGCTACTCAAAGTGTAATCCGTCTTCAGGCCATGCTAGCTGGTCAATCTTCACCAAGCacgaatttattacaaatattcaataattgcACCCAAGATGTCAGAACATTTGTAACaacgaaagtaaaagagatagGTGAATTATTTTGTGCCAATTACACCAAAAGTTCAGATACTAGTGAAAGTTCGACTCTAGATTTTGGAAGGAAACGTCTTTATTTAGGACAAACTCTcttctataaatttttagaGATGATTCTTAATGATGAAAAACGTAAAAAGCCTAATTATGATATTACG AATTTACTTATGAACGAAAGATTTATACGATGTTTATTTGCTTGCTGCTTAGAAATAGTTATTTACTCATATAAAAGTAACGATAAGGTCTTTCCATGGATATTGAAGGCCTTGGACTTAGAAGCTTACTATTTCTATAAAGTTATAGAAATCATAGTACGAGCAGAAGAACAATTACCACGCGATGTTGTAAAGCATTTAAgtcaaatagaagaaagaatattagaAGCCCTAGCTTGGCAAAAAAATAGTCCATTATGGCAGGCCATTGAATCTACCATTGGTGAAGTACCTAGTTGCGAAGATGTTTCTCTACCTGGTACGTTAGAAACAGTTGATCCAAATACTGCGGGGCAACCAGTGCTAAGAAGAATTGCTTTGGATCGTGGACACCACCATGATATACAACAAAGTCCAATTTCTTCCGCATCTGAGag ATTTCAATCGCCAATAACGGCATCTGGCGTAGCTAAAAAACGTTTATTTCCTGATACCAGAACTAGTGGCCAGAGTGTTTTACGTGTTTCTTCTAAAGTCGTATTTGATGGTAATTCTCGAATACTTCTAGCATTACCTGATCAACTTACGGTGCCAAGGACATCTACTTCACAGACAACAACTAATTTATCACAAATCACACCAGCTACTAGGGAAGTTGGAAAACCAAAAAAGACCGGCTCTGTTGCGTTATTCTTTAGAAAATTCTATAATCTCGCATGTGTACGTATGCAGGATCTCTGTAATTCCTTAGATATTACAGATGTAGatttacagaaaaaaatatggacaATCTTTGAATATTCGATAAAGGAGCGCACAGAGTTAATGAGAGATCGGCACCTCGATCAAATTCTTATGTGTGCAGTTTATGTGATATGTAAATTAgttaaaatggagaaaaattcttttaccgAAATTATGCGATGTTATCGTTTACAACCGCAAGCAGAGTCTCACATATATAGGTCAGTACTTATTTGTAAGGGACCCCAAGAAATAAGATCAAATATTGAAGCATCAGGAAGTAATGAAGTTCCAACCGATGAGGAAGCTAATGTGGCACCTCCGACACCAACAAATATGGCAGGAACATCGCAAGATTTTGGAACAGAAAGACGTGGAGAtctaattaaattctataataCAGTATATGTGCCGCAAGTTAAGGAAGTTGCAAATAAATTAGGATTGGCACGTGGAAGTACTCAAACTCTTACTCTAAGCCCATTACCCAAAAGTAAAGTTCGTGCTAATTCTCCAGTAAGACGTGTTACAGACAGTATTTCGACACGTACGCTTGATCCAAAAGCAATCAGTGCATCACCCGCGCCACAATTAAGCTATTGTTTTAGTCGCAGTCCGGCTAAg gacTTAGAagctattaataaaatgatgattTCTGTGAGTGCAAAAAAAAGCGTCGGGAAACGACTTTTGTCAGACGATACTACTGATGTAGAAATGGTAGAGGGACCCTCTCCGATAAAAAAGTCAACGACTGTTGTCAGAAAACTAGAAAACATTATGGACGAGCGTCGTACAAAAAACCAATAA
- the LOC124954527 gene encoding retinoblastoma-like protein 1 isoform X2, with the protein MGESEDMEDSTYSRHQDLCQKLNMDATAASEAWRSYETIRQNYTLEGDQLHWIGCALYVACRKSSTPMVGRTGSNVEGNCVSLTRLLQLCNLPLIQFFTKSKSWADMANMPQDFREKIEKLEGNFSVSMVIFKKYQPIFTDIFKDPSDDISRPSRSRRNKTYPCTPSRVFEFCWTLFICIKGAFPDISDDLVNSYHLLLACCDLIYANALMANRKDLLNPNFPGLPSNFNDENYVPPQNPNCIINLLCERHEAVSVEAKCIKEYHLKNHVNKLFNERILRGDQSNFSGILEALNFDGNSKAVNKAYEQHVLSVGDFDERIFLEWRRVRLGGISSLEIVGGDIICRTKFAKPMPVKGQDAGDNIGSPAQSSSNSDVHDQFQSKRDHYAGQIQHLAPPTPLTGRKYLKPKDVSNVTPVFTATQSVIRLQAMLAGQSSPSTNLLQIFNNCTQDVRTFVTTKVKEIGELFCANYTKSSDTSESSTLDFGRKRLYLGQTLFYKFLEMILNDEKRKKPNYDITNLLMNERFIRCLFACCLEIVIYSYKSNDKVFPWILKALDLEAYYFYKVIEIIVRAEEQLPRDVVKHLSQIEERILEALAWQKNSPLWQAIESTIGEVPSCEDVSLPGTLETVDPNTAGQPVLRRIALDRGHHHDIQQSPISSASERFQSPITASGVAKKRLFPDTRTSGQSVLRVSSKVVFDGNSRILLALPDQLTVPRTSTSQTTTNLSQITPATREVGKPKKTGSVALFFRKFYNLACVRMQDLCNSLDITDVDLQKKIWTIFEYSIKERTELMRDRHLDQILMCAVYVICKLVKMEKNSFTEIMRCYRLQPQAESHIYRSVLICKGPQEIRSNIEASGSNEVPTDEEANVAPPTPTNMAGTSQDFGTERRGDLIKFYNTVYVPQVKEVANKLGLARGSTQTLTLSPLPKSKVRANSPVRRVTDSISTRTLDPKAISASPAPQLSYCFSRSPAKDLEAINKMMISVSAKKSVGKRLLSDDTTDVEMVEGPSPIKKSTTVVRKLENIMDERRTKNQ; encoded by the exons ATGGGAGAGTCGGAAGATATGGAGGATTCAACTTATAGTAGACATCAAGATTTATGTCAGAAATTAAATATGGATGCAACTGCTGCTTCGGAAGCTTGGAGATCTTACGAAACTATTCGACAAAATTATACGTTAGAG GGCGATCAGCTTCATTGGATAGGATGTGCTTTATATGTGGCATGCAGAAAATCTTCTACACCTATGGTTGGAAGAACAGGTAGTAATGTAGAAGGAAATTGTGTATCTTTAACTCGGCTTCTACAATTATGCAATCTACCATTAATACAGTTCTTTACAAAAAGCAAATCTTGGGCAGACATGGCTAACATGCCTCAAGAttttagagaaaaaattgagaaactTGAAGGGAACTTTTCAGTTTCTATggtgatttttaaaaagtatcaaCCAATTTTTACGGATATATTTAAAGATCCATCTGATGACATTTCAAGACCATCTAGatcaagaagaaataaaacgtatcCTTGTACACCGTCTAGAGTTTTTGAATTTTGTTggacattatttatttgtataaaaggAGCATTCCCTGATATTTCTGATGATTTAGTTAATTCCTATCATTTACTTTTGGCTTGTTGCGATCTTATATATGCCAATGCTTTGATGGCAAATAGAAAAGATCTTCTAAATCCTAATTTTCCTG GTTTGCCATCAAATTTCAATGATGAAAATTATGTGCCACCGCAAAATCCAAATTGCATCATTAATTTGTTATGTGAGCGTCATGAAGCTGTTTCTGTTGAAGCTAAATGTATCAAAGAATATCACTTGAAGAATcatgttaataaattatttaatgagaGAATTCTTCGTGGAGatcaatcaaatttttctgGCATTTTAGAAGCTTTGAATTTTGATGGCAATAGTAAAGCTGTCAATAAAGCATATGAGCAACATGTGTTGAGTGTTGGAGACTTTgatgaaagaatatttctag AGTGGAGGCGAGTGAGGCTAGGCGGAATATCAAGCTTGGAAATAGTTGGAGGAGATATTATTTGTCGTACTAAATTTGCAAAACCTATGCCTGTAAAAG GTCAAGATGCTGGTGATAATATTGGTTCACCTGCACAGAGTAGTAGCAATAGCGATGTTCACGATCAATTTCAATCAAAGCGAGATCATTATGCAGGG CAAATACAACATCTAGCTCCCCCAACTCCATTAACAGGTCGCAAATATCTCAAACCAAAGGATGTATCAAATGTAACTCCAGTCTTTACTGCTACTCAAAGTGTAATCCGTCTTCAGGCCATGCTAGCTGGTCAATCTTCACCAAGCacgaatttattacaaatattcaataattgcACCCAAGATGTCAGAACATTTGTAACaacgaaagtaaaagagatagGTGAATTATTTTGTGCCAATTACACCAAAAGTTCAGATACTAGTGAAAGTTCGACTCTAGATTTTGGAAGGAAACGTCTTTATTTAGGACAAACTCTcttctataaatttttagaGATGATTCTTAATGATGAAAAACGTAAAAAGCCTAATTATGATATTACG AATTTACTTATGAACGAAAGATTTATACGATGTTTATTTGCTTGCTGCTTAGAAATAGTTATTTACTCATATAAAAGTAACGATAAGGTCTTTCCATGGATATTGAAGGCCTTGGACTTAGAAGCTTACTATTTCTATAAAGTTATAGAAATCATAGTACGAGCAGAAGAACAATTACCACGCGATGTTGTAAAGCATTTAAgtcaaatagaagaaagaatattagaAGCCCTAGCTTGGCAAAAAAATAGTCCATTATGGCAGGCCATTGAATCTACCATTGGTGAAGTACCTAGTTGCGAAGATGTTTCTCTACCTGGTACGTTAGAAACAGTTGATCCAAATACTGCGGGGCAACCAGTGCTAAGAAGAATTGCTTTGGATCGTGGACACCACCATGATATACAACAAAGTCCAATTTCTTCCGCATCTGAGag ATTTCAATCGCCAATAACGGCATCTGGCGTAGCTAAAAAACGTTTATTTCCTGATACCAGAACTAGTGGCCAGAGTGTTTTACGTGTTTCTTCTAAAGTCGTATTTGATGGTAATTCTCGAATACTTCTAGCATTACCTGATCAACTTACGGTGCCAAGGACATCTACTTCACAGACAACAACTAATTTATCACAAATCACACCAGCTACTAGGGAAGTTGGAAAACCAAAAAAGACCGGCTCTGTTGCGTTATTCTTTAGAAAATTCTATAATCTCGCATGTGTACGTATGCAGGATCTCTGTAATTCCTTAGATATTACAGATGTAGatttacagaaaaaaatatggacaATCTTTGAATATTCGATAAAGGAGCGCACAGAGTTAATGAGAGATCGGCACCTCGATCAAATTCTTATGTGTGCAGTTTATGTGATATGTAAATTAgttaaaatggagaaaaattcttttaccgAAATTATGCGATGTTATCGTTTACAACCGCAAGCAGAGTCTCACATATATAGGTCAGTACTTATTTGTAAGGGACCCCAAGAAATAAGATCAAATATTGAAGCATCAGGAAGTAATGAAGTTCCAACCGATGAGGAAGCTAATGTGGCACCTCCGACACCAACAAATATGGCAGGAACATCGCAAGATTTTGGAACAGAAAGACGTGGAGAtctaattaaattctataataCAGTATATGTGCCGCAAGTTAAGGAAGTTGCAAATAAATTAGGATTGGCACGTGGAAGTACTCAAACTCTTACTCTAAGCCCATTACCCAAAAGTAAAGTTCGTGCTAATTCTCCAGTAAGACGTGTTACAGACAGTATTTCGACACGTACGCTTGATCCAAAAGCAATCAGTGCATCACCCGCGCCACAATTAAGCTATTGTTTTAGTCGCAGTCCGGCTAAg gacTTAGAagctattaataaaatgatgattTCTGTGAGTGCAAAAAAAAGCGTCGGGAAACGACTTTTGTCAGACGATACTACTGATGTAGAAATGGTAGAGGGACCCTCTCCGATAAAAAAGTCAACGACTGTTGTCAGAAAACTAGAAAACATTATGGACGAGCGTCGTACAAAAAACCAATAA